GCAGAAGGTAGGCTTAGGCATCTCAGGGAAATGGTAAAGATGTTTAAGGTCGACGGCGTCATTTTTCAGAAGATTAAGTGGTGTCACATTCATGGTGGGAGCTGTCCTGTAATCAAACAGGATATTGAGGATTTGGGCATCCCATTTCTGATGCTGGAGCGGGAATACATTGTGAGTCCGTCCGGTCAGCTGAGTACTCGGTTAGAGGCATTCTGCGAACTCATCAGGGGAATATAATAAGTACTAAATTCATACCCTTTTATCCTACTTTTGCACAACCAGCCTTTTTAAAGCCTCCAGATACTTTTCCCTGGTTTTTTCTATTATGTCTTCCGGCAATTCAGGGGGAGGGGGGGACTTATCCCAATTTATAGAAAGCAGGTAGTCTCTCAGGAACTGTTTATCGAAACTCTTCTGAGCTCTCCCTGGTTTATACTCATCTTTAGGCCAGAAACGGGAAGAGTCCGGGGTGAGGAGTTCATCTATCAGCATTAATACGCCGTTGAAAATTCCGAATTCAAATTTGGTGTCTGCAATGATTATTCCCTTGTCTTCCGCTACCATACTTCCTTTTTTATATATCTCCAGGCTTATCCTGGTTACCTCATCTGCAAGCCTATCCCCTATAATTTTTTTAATCTCTTGAATAGTTATATTCTCGTCATGGTGCCCTTTTTCTGCCTTGGTGGATGGGGTAAATATGGGTTCGTTCAGTCTGGAGGATTCCAGGAGCCCGCGAGGAAGCTGTATGCCACATACAGTATTTCCCTGCTGATACTCCTCCCATGCAGAACCTGCCAGATAACCACGGACCACGCATTCAACAGGCAAAGGTCTGGCTTTTTTTACTAACATACTTCTGCCTTCTAAAATATCTTTATATTCCTGACATTCTTGAGGAAAATCTCTAACATTGGCAGATACCAGATGGTTAGGCACTATATCGTTCATAACTTCAAACCAGTATTTCGAAATCCGGGTTAGCGTTTTCCCCTTATCGGGTATGCCGTTTTGCATAATTACGTCAAAGGCAGAAACCCTGTCCGTTGCTACTATCAATAGATGTTCACCCATATCATATATGTCTCTGACCTTCCCTCTTCCCAAAAGTTTGAGTCCTTTTAAATTCGTTTCAACTGTTACCTCTTTGGTCATCTAATAACCCCTTTCTTTGAAGATATTCTGCAAAAATGTATCTGTTTAAAAGAGTATCCCTGAGATGGAATTAATACCGAAGCGGAAATGGATACGCCTTCAAGGTTCTCACTGGGTTATGATTCCAATGATAGAAGAGAATCCACCACTCGTTCCAGGTGATGCACTGTATTGCATTCTCTGGCAAGATGGCAGCAGGGGAGGTATTTTTTCATCTCTGAATCGCCTGTGCCCCAGAACGACCGGGGCTCCGGGTTCAACCAGATAAGCCTCTTGCTCCTTTCATGCATCGATTTCAGGATGCCGGTTTGAGGGTCGCCGTAATTGTTCCGTGCATCTCCCAGGATAATTATTGTTGTCTTATTGGTGATAAGGGGAGACCAGTTTTCGTCGAAATCGCGTAATGCCTGCCCATAATCTGTTGGACCAAGTACGATACCCAGACCTATACCGCTTTGTAGCTTTACCAGTGCCTCTCCAACAGGATATTCATCGAAAATATGGGTTACCTCTATGAGATTAGAGCAGAAAATAAATGTCCGTATCCTTGCGAGTGACTTATTCAGGCTGTATAGAAATAATAACAGAAACCTTGCCACGGTTTCAACCGAACGACTGACATCACATATGGCAACAATATCCGGGCGGTCTACCTTCTTCTTTTTCCAGTGAATATCAAAAAGGATGCCTTGATAACTGATGTTGTTTCTCAGGGTTTTTCTGAAATCAAGGTGACCTCTTTTAGAGGTTTTCCTTCTTCTTGAATGAATGTCGTTAAGGCGTTTCACCATCTTCTGGATAATGGAATGCATGCGGTAAAAGTCTCTCTGCTCTAAATTGGACAGCTTGATACTTTTCAGGTAATCTTCAATCAAGTTTTCTGTTGCTGAAGGTGAATACAAGGCAAATTGCTGCTCTACAAAATCCTTTACATTTTCAAAGAGGTAGTCTTTGCCCTTCTCCAGTTTCTCCGCCATTTGTCTGGAGGAAAGAGTGTTCTTATGAAAAAGACGTTTGATGTCTTGATTCAGTCCATTCAATCCCATATGACGTAGAATTCTGTGAATGTAGAGTCCTTTCTGTGTAAAAAACTGCATCCCTGTGATACGGACTTCCCGTGCCGCCTCTCTTATTGAAGAAGCAAGCCCTCCAAGATCACCAGAGAGTATCATCTGAGAAAGGAGAGAATTCTCTTCCATTATATCTGGGGCAAGATTCTCTGGAAAATCACCTGTAGTTTCTGAGAAGGTGTCAAAGGAAAAAAACCTATAGAAACACTCCTCAAAGATTTCCTTTTCGTGAAGGGATTTTGCCAGGACAGCAGACAGGGAATCTTTAAAAACTTCCCTGTCATGATAACCTGTCAGCTTCACGGTATTCATAGCATCAATAGTCTCTGGTACTGATATTCTGGCTCCGGAACTGCGAAGTGCCAGGATAAAATCTTTCAGAATTTGTTCCATTTTTTAGATTGCAGCTTCTTTTATAGCTTTCCTGGTCATATCATAGAGATGTTCTTCAGCTACTTTAATATCTCCTTCAAATTTCAGGATGATATGGAGAGTTTCACTGATCAAATCCGAACTCAGTTTATCTGCATGAAGAAGGAGCATTACTCTTGCCCAATCAATAGTTTCGCTTATAGAAGGAATTTTCTTTAGATCCAGTTCTCTCAGTTGTTGGATGAAGGAAACCAGCTGGATCCTGAGCTTTTCTGAAATGCCGGGCACCCGAATACGGATGATCTCTCTTTCGAGTTCTGGGGCAGGGAGCGGGATAAAGAGGTGTAGACAGCGCCGTTTCAGTGCTTCACTCAGTTCTCTGGTATTATTGCTTGTCAGAAACACGAATGGCCTGGTTTCTGCATGGATGGTATCGATCTCCGGAATGGATACCTGAAAGTCTGAAAGAAT
This genomic stretch from Thermodesulfobacteriota bacterium harbors:
- a CDS encoding phosphoribosylaminoimidazolesuccinocarboxamide synthase — translated: MTKEVTVETNLKGLKLLGRGKVRDIYDMGEHLLIVATDRVSAFDVIMQNGIPDKGKTLTRISKYWFEVMNDIVPNHLVSANVRDFPQECQEYKDILEGRSMLVKKARPLPVECVVRGYLAGSAWEEYQQGNTVCGIQLPRGLLESSRLNEPIFTPSTKAEKGHHDENITIQEIKKIIGDRLADEVTRISLEIYKKGSMVAEDKGIIIADTKFEFGIFNGVLMLIDELLTPDSSRFWPKDEYKPGRAQKSFDKQFLRDYLLSINWDKSPPPPELPEDIIEKTREKYLEALKRLVVQK
- a CDS encoding VWA domain-containing protein — protein: MEQILKDFILALRSSGARISVPETIDAMNTVKLTGYHDREVFKDSLSAVLAKSLHEKEIFEECFYRFFSFDTFSETTGDFPENLAPDIMEENSLLSQMILSGDLGGLASSIREAAREVRITGMQFFTQKGLYIHRILRHMGLNGLNQDIKRLFHKNTLSSRQMAEKLEKGKDYLFENVKDFVEQQFALYSPSATENLIEDYLKSIKLSNLEQRDFYRMHSIIQKMVKRLNDIHSRRRKTSKRGHLDFRKTLRNNISYQGILFDIHWKKKKVDRPDIVAICDVSRSVETVARFLLLFLYSLNKSLARIRTFIFCSNLIEVTHIFDEYPVGEALVKLQSGIGLGIVLGPTDYGQALRDFDENWSPLITNKTTIIILGDARNNYGDPQTGILKSMHERSKRLIWLNPEPRSFWGTGDSEMKKYLPCCHLARECNTVHHLERVVDSLLSLES